A single region of the Pseudomonas mandelii genome encodes:
- a CDS encoding Flp family type IVb pilin, with protein sequence MSLTQFVQRLKSEVVFYINLAKDTEGASGIEYAIIAGMAAVALAAFMTPISGSITSIFTSIKAVLPAAAP encoded by the coding sequence ATGTCCCTCACTCAGTTTGTTCAGCGGCTGAAGTCTGAAGTCGTCTTCTACATCAACCTGGCGAAAGACACCGAAGGGGCTTCGGGTATTGAGTACGCCATTATCGCGGGGATGGCGGCGGTCGCGCTGGCAGCCTTCATGACGCCGATCTCGGGTTCGATTACTTCGATCTTCACCAGTATCAAGGCGGTACTGCCGGCGGCGGCGCCTTGA
- a CDS encoding MaoC family dehydratase: protein MITDWHTLNREPSLTGLYVKAATRRKITGTTLPDTGLRCWLEVDPKRLAAYRKVCGFADNGLLPPTYPHILAFALQMQLLTAKDFPFPLLGLIHLSNRIRVLRPMGGVNRVRVSVQVQNLQPHAKGATFDLVTSLDDQLGPLWEAESQMLCRGVKLEGEPVEDVLASTLEMTQVARWNAPADIGRQYAKVSGDYNPIHLSAASAKLFGFPTAIAHGLWNKARTLAALSEHLPTANVEMAVQFRKPVRLPSEVTLLASAAGSSGDFQLLGAGDLEHMVGHWRPIA from the coding sequence ATGATCACCGATTGGCACACCCTCAACCGCGAACCGAGCCTGACGGGGCTGTACGTGAAGGCGGCAACACGGCGCAAAATCACCGGCACCACGCTGCCCGACACGGGATTGCGCTGCTGGCTCGAGGTCGATCCGAAACGCCTGGCGGCGTATCGCAAGGTCTGTGGTTTTGCCGATAACGGTTTGCTGCCGCCGACCTATCCACACATCCTGGCGTTTGCCTTGCAGATGCAATTGCTCACGGCCAAGGACTTTCCGTTCCCGCTGCTGGGGCTGATTCACCTGAGCAATCGCATTCGTGTATTGCGCCCCATGGGTGGGGTCAACCGCGTTCGGGTCAGCGTGCAGGTGCAGAACCTGCAACCCCATGCCAAGGGTGCGACGTTCGATCTGGTGACGTCGCTTGACGATCAGTTGGGGCCGTTGTGGGAAGCTGAAAGCCAGATGCTGTGCCGCGGGGTCAAGCTCGAAGGCGAACCGGTCGAGGACGTGTTGGCATCAACCCTGGAGATGACGCAAGTGGCTCGCTGGAATGCGCCGGCGGACATCGGCCGGCAGTACGCAAAAGTATCCGGGGACTACAACCCGATTCACCTGAGTGCCGCGAGCGCCAAGCTGTTTGGTTTTCCGACGGCCATTGCTCATGGGTTGTGGAACAAGGCCCGGACATTGGCAGCGTTGAGTGAGCATCTGCCCACGGCGAATGTCGAGATGGCGGTGCAGTTCAGGAAACCGGTGCGGTTGCCGAGTGAGGTGACATTGCTGGCCAGCGCGGCGGGGTCCAGTGGGGATTTCCAGCTGCTGGGGGCGGGGGATCTTGAACATATGGTGGGACATTGGCGGCCGATTGCCTGA
- the cpaB gene encoding Flp pilus assembly protein CpaB, whose translation MNSRVTMGLAGFFLVGAIIAGYWGLTLSRQPAPDPVTPPNAVATAPVPAPAPVDDPTRQPVVVLLRDVAPFVQITAADVTLEKLRTAPAGSLTRLDQAIGRTPWRALTAGTWLNAESFEAGSALSRMIRPDERALAVAVDEVINAGGQLSPGDYVDVMLFLRADANNVQPSAQVVIPALRVLGVGEQLGLTNDGRPAKPVRSNEEQLKQDPQRTNARSVVLAVPESLLSRLMLATQAGVLRLAVRSAEEKRLAQYWAGENDSNAHLARADRDLVQFSQLALVGPPKALTLGSTAPRKSGVEVIRGNQISQQTP comes from the coding sequence ATGAACAGCCGAGTCACCATGGGTCTGGCCGGTTTTTTTCTGGTGGGTGCCATCATTGCCGGTTATTGGGGGCTGACACTGAGTCGACAACCGGCCCCCGACCCCGTCACACCGCCGAACGCTGTCGCCACCGCACCTGTTCCGGCACCTGCGCCGGTAGACGATCCCACCCGTCAACCCGTTGTCGTGCTGCTGCGCGATGTGGCGCCCTTCGTTCAAATCACCGCCGCCGACGTGACCCTGGAAAAACTGCGCACCGCCCCGGCCGGCAGTCTGACCAGACTCGATCAGGCCATTGGTCGCACGCCGTGGCGCGCACTGACCGCAGGCACCTGGCTCAACGCTGAAAGCTTCGAAGCCGGCAGTGCATTGTCGCGAATGATCCGGCCCGATGAACGTGCGCTCGCCGTCGCGGTGGATGAAGTGATCAATGCCGGCGGGCAACTGAGCCCTGGCGATTATGTCGACGTGATGCTGTTTCTGCGTGCAGACGCCAACAACGTTCAGCCGTCGGCTCAGGTCGTCATCCCCGCGTTGCGGGTGCTCGGCGTCGGCGAACAGCTGGGACTGACCAACGATGGGCGCCCGGCCAAACCGGTGCGCAGCAACGAAGAACAACTCAAGCAGGACCCACAGCGCACCAACGCCCGTTCGGTGGTGCTCGCCGTGCCCGAGTCGCTGCTGAGCCGGCTGATGCTGGCGACCCAGGCCGGGGTGCTGCGCCTGGCCGTGCGCAGTGCCGAAGAGAAACGCCTGGCGCAATATTGGGCCGGCGAAAACGATTCAAACGCCCACCTTGCCCGGGCTGATCGCGACCTGGTGCAGTTCAGCCAACTGGCCCTCGTCGGCCCCCCCAAAGCACTTACCCTCGGCAGCACGGCACCGCGCAAATCAGGCGTGGAAGTCATTCGCGGCAACCAAATCTCCCAACAAACCCCCTGA
- a CDS encoding acetyl-CoA C-acetyltransferase, with protein MTQLRRVAIIGGNRIPFARSNGPYATASNQAMLTAALEGLIERYNLHGLRIGEVVAGAVLKLSRDMNLTRECVLGSRLSPGTPAYDIQQACGTGLEAALLVANKIALGQIECGIAGGVDTTSDAPIGVSEGLRRVLLQANRAKTTGDKLKTFLQLRPRDLIPEFPRNGEPRTGLSMGQHCELMAQTWNIPREEQDQLALESHRNLAASYAEGWHNDLMTPFLGLTRDNNLRPDLTLEKLASLKPAFEKSAKGTMTAGNSTPLTDGASLVLLGSEEWAKERGLPILAYLRDGEAAAVDFVNGAEGLLMAPVYAVPRLLARNGLTLQDFDYYEIHEAFAAQVLCTLKAWEDPEYCKTRLGLDAPLGSIDRSRLNVKGSSLAAGHPFAATGGRIVANLAKLLDAAGKGRGLISICAAGGQGVTAIIER; from the coding sequence ATGACCCAGCTGCGCCGCGTCGCGATTATTGGCGGTAACCGAATCCCCTTCGCCCGCTCCAACGGGCCTTACGCCACCGCCAGTAACCAGGCGATGCTCACCGCAGCGCTCGAAGGCCTGATCGAACGCTACAACCTGCATGGCCTGCGGATCGGCGAAGTGGTCGCGGGGGCGGTCCTCAAGCTGTCCCGAGACATGAACCTGACGCGCGAGTGTGTGCTCGGTTCACGGTTGTCCCCCGGCACCCCGGCCTATGACATTCAGCAGGCGTGCGGCACGGGCCTTGAAGCGGCGTTGCTGGTGGCGAACAAGATTGCTTTGGGACAGATCGAGTGCGGCATTGCCGGTGGCGTCGATACCACCTCGGATGCGCCGATCGGCGTCAGTGAAGGTTTGCGCAGGGTGCTGCTGCAAGCCAATCGCGCCAAGACCACCGGCGACAAACTGAAAACCTTTCTGCAGCTGCGTCCCCGGGACTTGATACCGGAGTTCCCGCGCAACGGCGAACCGCGCACCGGTTTGTCCATGGGCCAGCACTGCGAGTTGATGGCCCAAACCTGGAACATCCCCCGCGAAGAACAGGATCAGCTGGCGCTGGAGAGCCATCGGAACCTGGCCGCGTCCTACGCCGAAGGCTGGCACAACGACCTGATGACACCGTTCCTCGGCCTGACCCGCGACAACAACCTGCGCCCGGACCTGACCCTGGAAAAACTCGCCTCGCTGAAACCGGCCTTCGAGAAAAGCGCCAAGGGCACGATGACGGCGGGCAACTCCACGCCGCTCACCGATGGCGCGTCGCTGGTACTGTTGGGCAGTGAAGAATGGGCGAAGGAGCGTGGCTTGCCGATCCTCGCCTATTTGCGTGACGGCGAGGCCGCGGCAGTGGATTTCGTCAACGGCGCCGAAGGGCTGTTGATGGCGCCGGTGTACGCGGTGCCCCGTTTGCTGGCGCGCAATGGCCTGACCTTGCAGGACTTCGATTACTACGAAATCCACGAAGCCTTCGCCGCGCAGGTGCTCTGCACGTTGAAGGCCTGGGAAGATCCGGAGTATTGCAAAACCCGTCTCGGCCTCGATGCGCCGCTGGGCTCCATCGACCGCAGCCGCCTCAACGTCAAAGGCAGTTCACTGGCGGCCGGGCATCCGTTTGCCGCGACCGGCGGGCGCATCGTCGCCAACCTGGCGAAGTTGCTCGACGCGGCGGGCAAGGGCCGAGGCCTGATCTCGATCTGCGCCGCTGGCGGCCAAGGGGTGACGGCGATTATCGAGCGCTGA
- a CDS encoding 3-oxoacyl-ACP reductase, producing the protein MSDRYIDFANSSIGHRLVGAMGLPSPVRLERWQAGRLRPVEGALLIGGGPLTEKVSAFANRLTDAIYSYGTDPSLATAWIPGHGPKLKAVVFDASDLMQTDQLKQLREFFQPLIKNLDHSAHLVILGRAPETLTDPFATSAQRALEGFSRSLAKELRSGGTLQLIYVGDGAEDQLEGPLRFFLSPKSAFVSGQVVRLKACDTQVSDWTRPLAGRKALVTGAARGIGASIAETLARDGAEVILLDVPVAKTDLDALAARLGGRSITLDICAEDAAAQLIELLPDGVDIVVHNAGITRDKTLANMTPEFWDAVLAVNLNAPQVLTKALLDSGALHDNGRVILLASISGIAGNRGQTNYAASKAGLIGLAQAWAPLLSQRGISINAVAPGFIETQMTAHLPFGIREAGRRMSSLGQGGLPQDVAEAVAWLAQPGTGAFTGQALRVCGQSVLGA; encoded by the coding sequence ATGTCTGACCGTTATATCGACTTCGCCAATTCCTCCATCGGCCATCGTCTGGTCGGGGCCATGGGACTGCCGTCTCCGGTACGCCTGGAGCGGTGGCAAGCAGGCCGACTGCGGCCTGTCGAAGGGGCGCTGTTGATTGGCGGCGGCCCGCTGACAGAGAAAGTCAGCGCTTTTGCCAATCGCCTGACCGATGCGATCTACAGCTACGGCACTGACCCCTCGCTGGCCACCGCGTGGATTCCCGGCCACGGCCCCAAGCTCAAAGCCGTGGTGTTCGACGCCAGTGACCTGATGCAGACCGATCAGCTCAAACAGCTGCGCGAGTTCTTCCAGCCGCTGATCAAGAACCTCGATCACAGCGCGCACCTGGTGATTCTGGGGCGTGCGCCAGAGACGTTGACCGACCCGTTCGCCACCAGCGCACAGCGTGCGTTGGAAGGTTTCAGTCGCTCGCTGGCCAAGGAATTGCGCAGCGGCGGCACCTTGCAGCTGATCTATGTCGGTGACGGCGCCGAGGATCAACTCGAAGGGCCGCTACGGTTTTTCCTCTCGCCCAAAAGTGCGTTTGTGTCAGGCCAGGTGGTTCGTTTGAAGGCTTGCGATACGCAGGTGTCGGACTGGACTCGCCCACTGGCCGGGCGCAAGGCGCTGGTCACGGGTGCCGCGCGCGGCATTGGCGCTTCCATCGCCGAAACCCTGGCCCGTGACGGAGCCGAGGTCATCCTGCTTGACGTACCTGTGGCCAAAACCGACCTCGATGCACTCGCTGCGCGCCTCGGCGGGCGCAGCATCACCCTGGACATCTGCGCCGAAGACGCCGCCGCGCAGTTGATCGAACTGCTGCCCGACGGCGTCGACATCGTGGTCCACAATGCCGGCATCACCCGCGACAAAACCCTGGCCAACATGACCCCCGAATTCTGGGACGCGGTGCTCGCCGTCAACCTCAACGCGCCGCAAGTGCTGACCAAGGCCCTGCTCGACAGCGGCGCCTTGCATGACAACGGGCGGGTGATTCTGTTGGCGTCCATCAGCGGCATCGCCGGCAATCGCGGGCAGACCAATTACGCGGCGAGCAAGGCCGGGCTGATCGGTCTGGCCCAGGCCTGGGCGCCGCTGCTGAGTCAACGCGGCATCAGCATCAATGCGGTGGCGCCGGGGTTCATCGAAACCCAGATGACCGCGCACCTGCCGTTCGGCATCCGTGAGGCCGGGCGACGTATGAGTTCTTTGGGCCAGGGCGGCCTGCCACAAGACGTTGCCGAAGCCGTCGCGTGGCTCGCTCAGCCGGGGACCGGCGCGTTCACCGGGCAAGCGTTGCGAGTCTGCGGCCAAAGCGTCCTGGGGGCATGA
- a CDS encoding response regulator — protein sequence MNALAFPRQQLLLVDDEEDALLELAELLEGEGFNCFTATSVKLALNHLTRHPDIALVITDLRMPEESGMSLIKRLREHTSRQHLPVIVTSGHADMEDVSDMLRLQVLDLFRKPIYHVRLLETLNNLFPQPSAHFNH from the coding sequence ATGAACGCTCTCGCATTCCCACGCCAACAACTCCTTCTGGTCGATGACGAAGAGGATGCGTTGCTGGAACTGGCGGAACTGCTTGAGGGTGAGGGCTTCAATTGCTTTACCGCAACCTCGGTCAAACTCGCTCTGAATCATTTGACCCGCCATCCTGATATCGCCCTGGTGATCACCGATCTGCGCATGCCGGAGGAAAGCGGCATGTCGCTGATCAAACGGCTGCGCGAGCACACCTCCCGCCAGCATTTACCCGTGATCGTGACATCCGGCCATGCAGACATGGAGGATGTCAGCGACATGCTGCGCTTGCAGGTGCTCGACCTGTTCCGCAAGCCGATCTATCACGTGCGGTTGCTGGAGACACTCAATAACCTGTTTCCGCAGCCAAGCGCGCACTTCAATCACTGA